One region of Streptomyces subrutilus genomic DNA includes:
- a CDS encoding M20/M25/M40 family metallo-hydrolase, with amino-acid sequence MAGAVDRTALDEAVEFTSGLIRIDTANRGGGDCRERPAAEYAAERLAAAGLEPALLERSPGRTNVVARIAGSDPAAEALLVHGHLDVVPAEPAEWSVDPFSGEVRDGVVWGRGAVDMKNMDAMVLAVVRAWARAGVRPRRDIVIAFTADEEDSAVDGSGFLADHHPHLFEGCTEGIGESGAFTVHPGDGRALYPIAAGERGTAWLKLTAHGTAGHGSKPNQANAVTRLAAAVARIGAYEWPVRLTDTVVACITELAALQGLSVDPRVPGFDLDGVLGSLGPAAALVDATVRNSANPTMLSAGYKLNVIPGQATAYVDGRMLPGGEAEFIATLDALTGPDVRWEFHHREVALEAPVNGRTYGILRESVERFDPEGHVVPFCMAGGTDAKQFSRLGITGYGFSPLKLPPGFDYWSLFHGVDERVPVEALHFGVRVLDHALRTL; translated from the coding sequence ATGGCCGGCGCCGTGGACCGGACCGCCCTCGACGAGGCGGTCGAGTTCACCTCCGGCCTCATCAGGATCGACACCGCCAACCGCGGCGGCGGGGACTGCCGCGAGCGCCCCGCCGCCGAGTACGCCGCCGAGCGGCTCGCCGCCGCCGGACTGGAGCCGGCCTTGCTGGAGCGCAGCCCGGGCCGCACCAACGTGGTGGCCCGGATCGCCGGTTCGGACCCGGCCGCCGAGGCGCTGCTCGTCCACGGCCACCTCGACGTGGTGCCGGCCGAGCCCGCCGAGTGGAGCGTGGACCCCTTTTCGGGGGAGGTCCGCGACGGCGTGGTCTGGGGGCGCGGGGCCGTCGACATGAAGAACATGGACGCGATGGTGCTGGCCGTCGTACGGGCCTGGGCGCGGGCCGGCGTACGGCCGCGCCGGGACATCGTGATCGCCTTCACCGCCGACGAGGAGGACAGCGCGGTCGACGGCTCCGGCTTCCTCGCCGACCACCACCCGCACCTCTTCGAGGGCTGCACCGAGGGCATCGGCGAATCCGGCGCCTTCACCGTGCACCCCGGCGACGGCCGGGCCCTCTACCCGATCGCCGCCGGTGAACGCGGCACCGCTTGGCTGAAGCTGACCGCGCACGGCACCGCCGGACACGGCTCCAAGCCCAACCAGGCCAACGCCGTGACCCGGCTCGCCGCCGCCGTCGCCCGGATCGGCGCGTACGAGTGGCCCGTCCGCCTCACCGACACCGTGGTCGCCTGCATCACCGAACTGGCCGCCCTGCAGGGCCTGTCGGTGGATCCGCGGGTCCCCGGCTTCGATCTCGACGGGGTCCTCGGCAGCCTCGGCCCGGCCGCCGCCCTCGTCGACGCGACCGTGCGCAACAGCGCCAACCCGACCATGCTCAGCGCCGGTTACAAGCTGAACGTGATCCCCGGCCAGGCCACCGCCTATGTCGACGGCCGGATGCTGCCGGGCGGCGAGGCCGAGTTCATCGCCACCCTGGACGCGCTCACCGGCCCCGACGTGCGCTGGGAGTTCCACCACCGCGAGGTCGCGCTCGAAGCCCCCGTGAACGGGCGGACCTACGGGATCCTGCGCGAGTCCGTCGAGCGGTTCGACCCGGAGGGGCACGTGGTGCCGTTCTGCATGGCGGGCGGCACCGACGCCAAGCAGTTCTCCCGCCTCGGCATCACCGGCTACGGCTTCTCCCCCCTGAAGCTGCCGCCCGGCTTCGACTACTGGTCCCTGTTCCACGGCGTGGACGAGCGGGTGCCCGTCGAGGCCCTGCACTTCGGCGTCCGCGTCCTCGACCACGCGCTGCGGACGCTGTGA
- a CDS encoding prolyl oligopeptidase family serine peptidase, translated as MTAATLPYGSWPSPITAELAASHDGRPEYVGTVGTEVWWTEPRPREGGRRALVRRPAGAGAAGGDVTALPAPWDVRSRVTEYGGLPWAGAERAEGGPLLVFVHFADQRLYAYEPDAPGDAARPRPLTPVSAVGGGLRWADPVLRGREVWCVLEEFTGPAPTDVRRVTAAVPLDGSAAEDRAAVRELTDDRHRFTTGPRLSPDGRHAAWLVWDHPRMPWDGTELRVAEVTEDGRLERARTVLGGPEEAVAQADWTAGGTLLAVSDRSGWWNPYRVDPETGDAVNLCPREEEFGGPLWKPGLRWLAPLPEGLLAVLHGQGSSVLGILDPESGDLVDAAGPWTAWQPTLAVSGTRVYGVAASPRSAYEVVELDTATGHARVVGAQGVDPVDPAHYPEPQSRTFLGPDNREIHAHVYPPHHPACRAAADELPPYVVWAHGGPTDHVPPVLDLHIAYFTSRGIGVAEVNYGGSTGYGRAYRERLREQWGVVDVEDCAAVARALAAEGTVDPARLAIRGASAGGWTAAASLAATDLYACAAVVYPVLDLLGFAEETHDLESRYIEGLAGPPQTLAVRSRERSPVARADRITAPFLLLQGLEDPVCPPAQAERLLAALRGRPVPHAYLAFAGEGHGFRRADTMVRALEAELSLYAQVFGIERTDVPRLELRLEL; from the coding sequence ATGACGGCGGCGACCCTGCCCTACGGCAGCTGGCCCTCACCCATCACCGCCGAACTCGCCGCCTCCCACGACGGGCGCCCCGAGTACGTGGGCACCGTCGGCACCGAGGTGTGGTGGACCGAGCCCCGGCCGCGGGAGGGCGGCCGCCGGGCCCTGGTGCGCCGCCCCGCCGGCGCCGGCGCCGCAGGCGGGGACGTCACCGCCCTGCCCGCACCCTGGGACGTGCGCAGCCGGGTCACCGAGTACGGCGGCCTGCCCTGGGCCGGAGCCGAACGCGCCGAAGGCGGCCCGCTGCTGGTCTTCGTCCACTTCGCCGACCAGCGGCTCTACGCCTACGAGCCGGACGCCCCCGGCGACGCCGCGCGGCCGCGGCCCCTGACCCCCGTCTCCGCCGTCGGCGGCGGACTGCGCTGGGCCGACCCGGTGCTGCGCGGCCGCGAAGTCTGGTGCGTGCTGGAGGAGTTCACCGGACCCGCGCCGACGGACGTGCGCCGGGTGACGGCCGCCGTGCCGCTGGACGGGTCGGCGGCCGAGGACCGGGCCGCCGTACGCGAACTGACCGACGACCGGCACCGGTTCACCACGGGGCCCCGGCTCTCCCCGGACGGGCGGCACGCGGCCTGGCTGGTGTGGGACCACCCGCGGATGCCCTGGGACGGCACCGAACTGCGCGTGGCCGAGGTCACGGAGGACGGCCGGCTGGAGCGGGCCCGTACGGTGCTGGGCGGCCCTGAGGAGGCCGTCGCCCAGGCCGACTGGACGGCCGGCGGAACCCTCCTCGCGGTGAGTGACCGCAGCGGATGGTGGAACCCGTACCGAGTGGACCCGGAGACGGGCGACGCGGTCAACCTGTGCCCCAGGGAAGAGGAGTTCGGCGGCCCGCTGTGGAAGCCGGGGCTGCGCTGGCTCGCCCCGCTGCCCGAGGGGCTGCTCGCCGTCCTGCACGGGCAGGGCTCCTCGGTGCTCGGCATCCTCGACCCGGAGAGCGGGGACCTCGTGGACGCCGCCGGACCGTGGACGGCCTGGCAGCCGACCCTCGCCGTCAGCGGCACCCGCGTGTACGGGGTCGCCGCGAGCCCGCGCAGCGCGTACGAGGTCGTGGAACTGGACACCGCCACCGGGCACGCCCGGGTGGTCGGCGCGCAGGGGGTGGACCCGGTGGACCCGGCCCACTACCCCGAGCCGCAGAGCCGGACCTTCCTCGGCCCCGACAACCGGGAGATCCACGCGCACGTCTACCCGCCGCACCACCCGGCCTGCCGGGCCGCCGCCGACGAACTGCCCCCGTACGTGGTGTGGGCGCACGGCGGCCCCACCGACCACGTACCGCCCGTACTCGACCTGCACATCGCCTACTTCACCTCCCGCGGCATCGGCGTGGCGGAGGTGAACTACGGGGGCTCCACCGGCTACGGCCGCGCCTACCGGGAGCGGCTGCGCGAGCAGTGGGGCGTCGTGGACGTGGAGGACTGCGCGGCGGTGGCGCGGGCGCTGGCCGCCGAGGGCACCGTCGACCCGGCCCGGCTCGCCATCCGCGGCGCGAGCGCGGGAGGCTGGACCGCGGCGGCCTCACTGGCGGCCACCGATCTGTACGCCTGCGCGGCGGTCGTCTACCCGGTCCTGGACCTGCTGGGCTTCGCCGAGGAGACCCACGACCTGGAGTCCCGCTACATCGAGGGCCTGGCCGGACCGCCGCAGACCCTCGCCGTCCGCTCCCGCGAGCGCTCGCCGGTGGCCCGCGCCGACCGCATCACGGCCCCGTTCCTCCTGCTCCAGGGGCTGGAGGACCCGGTCTGCCCGCCCGCCCAGGCGGAGCGCCTCCTAGCCGCCCTGCGGGGGCGTCCGGTACCGCACGCGTACCTGGCCTTCGCGGGCGAGGGGCACGGCTTCCGCCGGGCGGACACCATGGTGCGGGCCCTGGAGGCCGAACTGTCCCTGTATGCCCAGGTGTTCGGGATCGAGCGCACCGACGTGCCGCGGCTGGAACTGAGGCTTGAACTCTAG
- a CDS encoding eCIS core domain-containing protein, giving the protein MSPKHPRPARKTDEQLAQSSRQAATAQHAASPVGLMALQAGAGNAAVVQMLRRAGHAQDREQHRHTDGCGHEQAGQTQRTEQPAVQRSAVHQVLRAPGRPMDAATRTDMESRLGADFSDVRIHDGSAAKASAAEVGARAYTSGSHVVIGDGGNDKHTLAHELTHVIQQRQGPVAGADNGTGLKVSDPSDRFEREAEANARRVMAAGSRAAAANVQRQAPPSPASGARPSVQRVENPQDRMTVEYWQDKAGLGGASSGAAKDRAAQIAASKASAKKFKASKPARTIDEIVKTVGPNLLAELKKKGEAAGRMELYRSMSFEEAHSALTYWGDESARNALQEYVSTGEGSAKEFRERGFTGLTIGSHLGDQGQADGYYDTLGASYAVQLRFVLKPGAHELLFDQEHMALGPGYKNDLIRKANKSGGDYKNASANEGALGGYIGVKAEDKEPYSLGIAQGNNGKNGRELGASQLLFQLFVEKVELVKNRSGKDLPAAAPQPAEALAV; this is encoded by the coding sequence GTGAGCCCCAAGCACCCCCGCCCGGCGCGGAAGACCGACGAACAGTTAGCGCAGTCCTCCCGGCAGGCCGCGACCGCGCAGCACGCGGCGTCGCCCGTCGGACTGATGGCGCTGCAGGCCGGTGCCGGCAACGCCGCGGTCGTGCAGATGCTCCGCCGGGCCGGTCACGCCCAGGACCGGGAACAGCACCGGCACACCGACGGATGCGGACACGAGCAGGCCGGGCAGACCCAGCGGACGGAGCAGCCCGCTGTGCAGCGGTCCGCGGTCCACCAGGTCCTGCGCGCCCCCGGCCGCCCCATGGACGCCGCGACCCGCACCGACATGGAATCCCGGCTCGGCGCGGACTTCTCCGACGTCCGCATCCACGACGGCAGCGCCGCCAAGGCCTCCGCCGCGGAAGTCGGCGCCCGCGCCTACACGTCCGGCAGCCACGTCGTCATCGGCGACGGCGGCAACGACAAGCACACCCTCGCCCACGAGCTCACCCACGTCATCCAGCAGCGCCAAGGCCCCGTCGCGGGCGCCGACAACGGGACGGGACTGAAGGTCTCCGATCCGTCGGACCGGTTCGAGCGCGAAGCGGAAGCCAACGCCCGCCGGGTGATGGCGGCCGGCTCCCGGGCCGCCGCCGCGAACGTGCAGCGCCAGGCGCCGCCTTCACCCGCCTCCGGCGCCCGCCCGTCCGTGCAGCGCGTCGAGAACCCCCAGGACCGGATGACGGTCGAGTACTGGCAGGACAAGGCCGGACTCGGCGGAGCCAGCAGCGGCGCCGCGAAGGACAGGGCCGCGCAGATCGCCGCGTCCAAGGCGAGCGCGAAGAAGTTCAAGGCCAGCAAGCCCGCGCGCACGATCGACGAGATCGTCAAGACCGTCGGCCCCAACCTCCTGGCCGAGCTGAAGAAGAAGGGGGAGGCCGCCGGGCGCATGGAGCTGTACAGGTCCATGAGTTTCGAGGAGGCCCACAGCGCCCTGACCTACTGGGGCGACGAGAGCGCACGCAACGCCCTGCAGGAGTACGTGTCCACCGGCGAGGGCTCGGCGAAGGAGTTCAGGGAGCGCGGGTTCACGGGCCTGACGATCGGGTCCCATCTCGGCGACCAGGGCCAGGCCGACGGGTACTACGACACCCTGGGTGCTTCCTACGCGGTCCAGCTGAGGTTCGTCCTGAAGCCGGGCGCCCACGAACTCCTCTTCGACCAGGAGCACATGGCCCTCGGGCCGGGCTACAAGAACGACCTGATCCGCAAGGCGAACAAGAGCGGCGGGGACTACAAGAACGCGAGCGCGAACGAGGGAGCCCTGGGCGGGTACATCGGCGTGAAGGCCGAGGACAAGGAACCGTACAGCCTGGGCATCGCGCAGGGGAACAACGGCAAGAACGGCAGGGAGCTCGGTGCGAGCCAGCTGCTCTTCCAACTGTTCGTCGAGAAGGTCGAGCTCGTGAAGAACAGGTCGGGCAAGGACCTGCCCGCCGCCGCGCCGCAGCCGGCGGAAGCGCTGGCCGTGTGA
- a CDS encoding GNAT family N-acetyltransferase → MTFSTYLREGARVGLRPYRLADGPEFTARAHESRELHRPWLFPPATIEEYEPYAARLTEGDGRAGFLVCELGTGALAGFVNVNNIVRGAFQCGALGYGAFAHAAGRGLFHEALRLVLGHAFAPACAGGLGLHRLEANIQPGNTASIALVRGAGFRLEGLSPDFLHVDGAWRDHERWAVTAEMPLP, encoded by the coding sequence ATGACATTTTCCACGTACCTGCGGGAGGGCGCCCGCGTGGGCCTGCGGCCCTACCGGCTCGCCGACGGACCGGAGTTCACCGCCCGCGCGCACGAGAGCCGGGAGCTCCACCGGCCCTGGCTGTTCCCGCCCGCGACCATCGAGGAGTACGAGCCGTACGCGGCCCGGCTGACCGAGGGCGACGGCCGGGCCGGGTTCCTCGTCTGCGAACTCGGGACCGGGGCCCTCGCGGGCTTCGTCAACGTCAACAACATCGTGCGGGGCGCCTTCCAGTGCGGCGCCCTCGGCTACGGGGCCTTCGCGCACGCCGCCGGGCGGGGCCTGTTCCACGAGGCGCTGCGCCTGGTCCTCGGGCACGCCTTCGCCCCGGCCTGCGCGGGCGGACTCGGCCTGCACCGCCTGGAGGCCAACATCCAGCCCGGCAACACCGCCTCGATCGCGCTCGTCCGCGGCGCCGGCTTCCGGCTTGAGGGACTCTCGCCTGACTTCCTTCACGTCGACGGGGCCTGGCGCGACCACGAGCGCTGGGCCGTCACCGCCGAAATGCCGCTCCCGTAG
- a CDS encoding arginase family protein, which yields MRSLVLLDAPSNLGLRPPAPGTVPGVYKLAGALRDQGLLARLGAREGGVVVPPRYDRGDWKEGDGVFHADALAAYTVTLADRIERHLRAGEFPVVLGGDCSIQLGASLAMRRLGRYGLAAIDGSADFRHPGNEDVNGPVGAAGGEELALATGRGQAALADLEGRSPYLRDEDVRLFGVRDGDADLAELRAAGIRVATVGEIRERGAGPAARTALDGLRPPAAAGFWVHLDADVLDPSVMPAVDSPDPGGLLPDELAELLGVLVNSPRCVGVNVTIYDPDLDPDGRAGALLADLVAGAFR from the coding sequence ATGCGATCCCTCGTGCTCCTCGACGCCCCGTCCAACCTGGGCCTGCGCCCGCCCGCGCCCGGCACCGTGCCCGGCGTCTACAAGCTCGCCGGAGCCCTGCGGGACCAGGGCCTGCTGGCCCGGCTCGGCGCACGTGAGGGCGGGGTGGTGGTCCCGCCGCGCTACGACCGCGGGGACTGGAAGGAGGGCGACGGCGTGTTCCACGCCGACGCCCTCGCCGCGTACACGGTCACCCTCGCCGACCGGATCGAACGACACCTGAGGGCCGGGGAGTTCCCCGTCGTCCTCGGCGGCGACTGCTCGATCCAGCTCGGCGCCTCGCTGGCCATGCGCCGGCTCGGCCGGTACGGGCTGGCCGCCATCGACGGCTCCGCCGACTTCCGCCACCCCGGCAACGAGGACGTGAACGGGCCGGTCGGCGCCGCCGGCGGGGAGGAGCTCGCCCTCGCGACGGGCCGCGGGCAGGCCGCCCTCGCCGACCTGGAGGGCCGCTCGCCGTACCTGCGGGACGAGGACGTACGGCTCTTCGGGGTCCGCGACGGCGACGCCGACCTCGCCGAGCTGCGCGCGGCCGGGATCCGTGTGGCCACCGTCGGGGAGATCCGCGAGCGCGGCGCCGGACCGGCGGCCCGGACGGCGCTGGACGGACTGCGTCCGCCGGCCGCGGCCGGGTTCTGGGTGCACCTGGACGCCGATGTACTGGACCCGAGCGTCATGCCGGCCGTGGACAGCCCGGACCCCGGCGGGCTCCTTCCGGACGAACTCGCGGAACTTCTGGGCGTGTTGGTGAACTCGCCGCGCTGCGTCGGCGTCAACGTCACGATCTACGACCCGGATCTGGACCCGGACGGCCGGGCGGGCGCCCTGCTCGCCGACCTCGTCGCGGGCGCGTTCCGCTAG